One window of the Tachypleus tridentatus isolate NWPU-2018 chromosome 10, ASM421037v1, whole genome shotgun sequence genome contains the following:
- the LOC143230372 gene encoding uncharacterized protein LOC143230372, translating to MSESITSLGRMASFIMQEQEKLLKERKTSRIEKEIPKHKRNTHFTSSSHSRLTEKEIKKRLKGATRIIPPGKNSLSEIAIKAKQIHKNWMKARLHGDLVSAYPALLSTVTTAASSLSIPLCSLSSLSYQNAPIQANSHTTRKHKLSQTQSSMSINTLGLYKPSKPSCNTASSYTQSFFSCPHDGLLTPYVKTPLHYQTQTRAMLDKDIMYQNTQKRYISLADSSYHKLQTRTVSHENNSHQRLEKHLLPRKQNLCKQSQRKAMSAQNISYHKSKTRTKLHAYTLYQQSPDVSSAYLCPRTTYPENDKFLQLASDNCYAPSLLNSQEKYPPNKDVLKKQKTYSSSCSFPVPHDLQYSCMVLHQNMMPTGQEKIKASYNYFLPPLEQSCKQTPYNQLLRSDQFTVSDNLKQLPNTNIQNNFLIHVVK from the exons ATGTCTGAATCAATTACTTCACTGGGAAGAATGGCCTCTTTTATTATGCAAGAACAAGAAAAGTTGCTAAAAGAGAGAAAAACCTCAAGAATTGAGAAGGAAATTCCAAAACATAAGAGAAATACCCACTTTACATCTTCATCACATAGTAGGTTGACAGAGAAGGAAATTAAGAAGAGGCTGAAAGGTGCAACACGAATTATACCACCTGGG aAAAACTCCTTATCAGAAATAGCCATCAAAGCTAAGCAGATCCATAAAAACTGGATGAAGGCTAGACTTCATGGAGACCTTGTTTCTGCTTACCCTGCATTATTATCAACCGTGACAACAGCTGCATCTTCTTTATCAATACCTTTATGTTCTCTATCTTCACTGTCTTATCAGAATGCACCAATACAAGCAAATTCTCATACAACAAGGAAACATAAACTATCTCAAACTCAATCAAGCATGTCCATTAATACTCTGGGATTGTATAAACCAAGTAAACCTTCATGCAACACAGCTTCATCTTACACACAATCGTTTTTTTCTTGTCCACATGATGGCTTATTAACTCCATATGTAAAGACACCATTGCATTATCAGACACAAACAAGAGCTATGTTAGATAAAGACATTATGtaccaaaacacacaaaaaaggtATATATCACTTGCAGACTCTTCATATCATAAGTTACAAACAAGAACTGTATCACATGAAAACAATTCACATCAAAGGTTAGAAAAACATCTACTACCACGTAAACAGAACTTATGTAAGCAGTCTCAAAGGAAAGCTATGTCAgctcaaaatatttcatatcacaagtcaaaaacaagaacaaaattacATGCATACACCTTGTATCAACAGTCACCTGATGTTAGTTCAGCTTACTTATGTCCAAGAACTACATACCCAGAAAATGACAAATTTCTTCAGTTAGCATCAGATAACTGTTATGCTCCTTCATTATTAAACTCACAAGAAAAATATCCTCCTAACAAagatgttttaaagaaacaaaaaacttattCTTCATCATGTTCTTTTCCTGTACCACATGACTTACAGTATTCTTGTATGGTGCTACACCAAAACATGATGCCTACAGgccaagaaaaaataaaagccaGTTATAACTACTTTTTACCACCATTAGAACAAAGCTGTAAACAGACTCCATACAATCAGCTACTGAGATCTGATCAATTTACAGTATCTGATAACTTGAAACAACTACCAAATACAAACATTCAAAACAACTTTCTAATTCATGTTGTCAAATGA